The following is a genomic window from Salvelinus fontinalis isolate EN_2023a chromosome 11, ASM2944872v1, whole genome shotgun sequence.
TGCCTGGTGGCGTTGTTGATGGCGATCCGGGACAGGTGCTGTAGAGAGGGCGTGGCAGTGTAAACAGGCTTAGTCAGTAGCAGCTGAACCGTCCCATTGGGTGGGGCCAGGGACTGCGATGCCCCTGACAACACACCTTTACTGGTAGTCCTGGACAGCTGCACGTAGTGTTCCACCAGGTGCACCACACTGTCAAACTGTTTGAGCTTGGGCTTGATCAGCACCACCGAGTCCAGTTTAAACTTCCCCTCCTTGTACTCGATGCGCAAGTTGGTTGGGCCGGCGGAGGTCATGGCAGAGATGGTGAACAGGTAGTCCCTCTGGGAGCTGTCTCGCACCAGGAAGGTGCCCTCTGATGCATCCTGGAGAATCTCTTTGGCTTCGTTGGCGGTCAGGCTGCCCCAGTACCAGCCTGTTAGGAGAGCGAAAGACACGCATGCATTAGCACAAGGGGACAGCACAACACACAACATTGGGTTATTCAAAGAAAACAAGATCGCTTTATGAGAAAAGACGGTAATCCAAATCCAAATCTCATGCACAAACGCACACAGTCAGAAATTATGAACATGAAACTAAACCTGAATTTAAGCCTTAACCCTAAAAAAAAGCCCTTCATACTGTCCACAGGAATTTTAAAACAAATTCCACTTGGTCTTAGAGAGTGGGTTAACATGTTAAATTCTCACAATTTTTGTAGTGCAATGTATGAGGAATCTCTGCAGTTAATGTACACTGCAGCAGCGACTGtctacctccaccccctcctTTCTCACTGACCCCCTCAATCCAAAAACTAAGTTTGACTGGATTTGTGGAGGTTAGAGATTTTCCAGTACTTTTGTacactttttagccagtagttctgaaagtagaaCTCACAAGCTGGTATCCTTTAGTGCAGGATTCCCCAACTGACAGCCCACAGGTGGTTTTATTTGGTCCCCCAAGtaatgaatgaattaaatatacactgctcaaaaaaagggaacacttaaacaacacaatgtaactccaagtcaatcacacttctgtgaaatcaaactgtccacttaggaagcaacactgattgacaataaatttcacatgctgttgggcaaatggaatagacaaaaggtggaaattataggcaattagaaagacacccccaaaaaaggagtgattctgcaggtggtgaccacagaccacttctcagttcctatgcttcctggctgatgttttggtcacttttgaatgctggcggtgctctcactctagtggtagcatgagacggagtctacaacccacacaagtggctcagatagtgcagttcatccaggattgcacatcaatgcgagctgtggcaagaaggtttgttgtgtctgtcagcgtagtgtccagagtatgtaggcgctaccaggagacaggccagtacatcaggagacgtggaggaggccataggagggcaacaacccagcagcaggaccgctacctccgcctttgtgcaaggaggtgcactgccagcgccctgcaaaatgacctccagcaggccacaaatgtgcatgtgtctgctcaaacggtcagaaacagactccatgagggtggtatgagggcccgacgtccacaggtgggggttgtgcttacagcccaacaccgtgcaggacgtttggcatttgccagagaacaccaagattgtaaaattcgccactggcgccctgtgctcttcacagatgaaagcaggttcacactgagcacatgtgacagacgtgacagagtctggagatgccgtggagaacgttctgctgcctgcaacatcctccagcatgaccggtttggcgatgggtcagtcatggtgtggggtggcatttctttgtggggccgcacagccctccatgtgctcgccagaggtagcctgactgccaatagataccgagatgagatcctcagacctcttgtgagaccatatgctgacacatgcacatttgtggccttctggaggtcattttgcagggctctggcagtgcacctccttgcacaaaggcggaggaagcggtcctgctgctgggtggttgccctcctacggcctcctccacgtctcctgatgtactggcctgtctcctggtagcgcctccatgctctggacactacgctgacagacacagcaaacctttttgccacagctcgcattgatgtgccatcctggatgaactccactacttgagccacttgtgtgggttgtagactccgtctcatgctaccactagagtgagagcaccgccagcattcaaaagtgaccaaaacatcagccaggaagcataggaactgagaagtggtctgtggtcaccacctgcagaatcactccttttttgggggtgtcttgctaattgcctataatttccaccttttgtctattccatttgcacaacagcatgtgaaatttattatcaatcagtgttgcttcctaagtggacagtttgatttcacagaagtgtgattgacttggagttacattgtgttgtttaagtgttccctttatttttttgagcagtatatataatatatatatatccctctcacactgcattcggaaagtattcagaccccgtcCCTTTTCGCACATtctgctacgttacagccttatttacataagtattcagaccctttgctacgagactcaaaatttagctcagatgcatcctgattccattgatcatcctcgattggacatgatttggaaaggcaccacctgtctatataaaaggtccccagttcacagtgcatgtcagagcaaaaaccaagccatgaggtcaaaggaattgtccgtagagctccgaaacaggattgcgttgaggcacagatctggggaagggtaccaaaatatagctgcagcattgaaggtccccaagaacagtggcctcaatcattcttaaatttaagaagtttggaaccaccaagactcttcttagaactggccgcccagccaaactgaaccatcgggggagaagggccttggtcagggaggtgaccaagaacttgatGGTCACATTGACAGAGCtctatagttcctctgtggatatgggagaactttccagaaggacaatcatctctgcagcactatactaatcaggcctttatagtgtagcggccagacggaagccactcaggaaaatgcacgacagcccgcttggagtgtgccaaaaggcacctaaaggactctcagaccatgagaaataagtttctctggtctgatgaaaccaagattgaactctttggcctgaatgccaagtgtcacatctggaggaaacctggcaccatgcctacagtgaagcatggtggtggcagcatgcagtggggatgtttatGAGCAGCAGGGacatggagactagtcaggaaaggaaaagatgaacgttcacaaagtacagagagatccttgatgaatacctgctccagagcgctcaggacctcagacttgggcgacGGTTCatcttcaacaggacaacgactctaagcacacaaccttgacaacacaggagtggcttcgggacaagtctcaatgtccttgagcgACCAAGCCAGAGTCCGAATttgaatccgatcgaacatctctggagagagctgAAAATAGCTGCGCTGCGTttctccacatccaacctgacagagcttgagaggatatgcagagaagaaatgggagaaactcccaagatacaggtgtgccaagcttgtagcgtcatacaattagacttgaggctgtaatcgctgccaaaggtgctttaacaaagtactgcataaaagggtctgattacttatgcAAATGTAATGGCTACGCTCCtgcccattcatgtgaaatccatagattaggacatAATTAATGTatctcaattgactgatttccttaactgtaactcagcaaaatatTTGAAatcgttgcatttatatttttggttcagtgtgtgtgtgtgtggatgtctaTATAAATCATCTTTAATAGAATTTATGTTGGACATAAGACTAAAAACAGGAAATCAGCACCAAGTGATTTATTCCCACGTATAATAATGAAACATGATCACGattacaaatgtaagcaaggtttgaaattattatgttttagtcaaatattatctgtttgggcttcttgaggTCAATTTGCAGTAAACTAATATGTAATTATGTGCCGGCCCTCGACCATGCACtcaaattttatttatttattttttttattttttttacatcggCTTGCAGCTGAATCTAGTAGATGATCCCTGctttagtgtgtgtactttactgtatttatacttgaGATATCGCTTTTCAACAGTAAAAGTTGGCACAGATTCCCCCACATAGTTGCGAGTTATGAGCTTTGCTTAGAAACAATGTGTTTTTCtgggaattaaaaaaaaaaaaaaaatgtaacttcatattcatcatctccaacaCCACCCCAACATGTGAAAATTGCAcatctatgttttgtagtaaataaagataagtgtttccaattacATCAACCAATTAGTAAGCAATGCCTACTAATAATTGccgatgtcattggaaacactcatctcccatcttcacatatgttgatgttggcgATGTTGCTGGAGATGAATATgaagttacattttttatttcccTTTAACGATAATACATGCCTCTTAAAATACATTAAAGATGCTTGATCTTTGAATAGCTCACACATGTTTACCTAATAAAATGACCACCTCCATTTTAAGATCACATTGGACAAGCTCTTCATGATCCCCCCCTCTCCACTGCATTCCAATAATGGCAATCCTATATAAAATTCACTCTAACAGCATTTGAAGTGAAACATACATTTCATTAGAACAGTAAATGAACACAAGTCTTGTGAAAAATGTACATCAATGCCAAACATGTGAATGAAGTCACATTGTATTAATTCATAGACATGTTCTGAACATGTTTTCATTTGAATGCgtctaattgtaaaaaaaacagTTGTCTTCCAAAAAACTCACAATAACCTATAACAAAACTTCCTTATACATTCTGCGGCTTAAAAACAGTAACTCATGCACGAATTACTACGAAATTCAAGAGACCAAACCCGTTACTGTTCAGGATAAATATGGTTGAAATGCATTCATTGCATTCGATGAAATACCAAGTGTGCTTTGTTTAGTTGTCATTTTCAACCATGCATAATGAGTACAGACAGTGCGTACTGCATGACCGCATGCATATCGTGCTAGATAGGGGCACGAGCATTTAGATAAAGTTACTTTCAAACTAGTTTGCTTTACAAGCAGTTGTTTTTTTCAGGGCCATAGAGATACATGGTCTTGTTAGAGTTTTGattgcaaaaaaatatttttaaagttAGGCTATATCGTTTATTTGTAATTCAGAAATGCTTTGACATTCTATGTCGTGCTCGTATGTATATAACAGTACTGGGTACTGGTAAAACTACTAGAACGCTGAAAATAGGAACATTTAGTAATCATGTCGAAATGTGTGTGTAGAGGTAATCTAAAACTATAAAATGAGGACATGCACTGACCTGTATTTTTAAGGTCTTTCATGGCTTGACCGATGCGAGTCTCATCGGAGTCAACAACTCGCGACTCGGTATCCGTTCTTCTCTCATTTTCGATGGTCTCGGTGGATTCGGgtgagtggcaggtcattgggGAACCACCCGAAATTGCCCAGCCGTAGGCCAAAAGACATCCGACTAATGCAAAAATATTCCCCAAAAGACAGGCAGTTGCCCCACAGTCGCAAAACAAGTTTCTTCTGCAGGTTTCTTCTCGAATTTTACGAATGAATCGTCCTGTAagtgaataaataaaaaacacgTAAATTAATGCAGTTTAACCACGGGCATTCGCGCTAGATACCAGCTAACGTTACATTGTGACATATCTGTTATGTGCTTGACTCCAGCCAcccgagtcatagactgttcgctCTGCTACCGCACCACCAGGACCCTGAAGAGCTTCTaccccccccaagccataagacttctaaatAGTTAATtaaccggactatctgcattgacccacCTTTGCACTAACTCTTCCGACTCATCAAACTGCTGCTAACTGTTGCCTAGTCATTTTATCCCTACCCTTGTAAGTATCCTACACATATTCCGCAAGTACCTCGTACagcctgcacatcaactcggtactggtacccctgtaacATAGAAATATAGCCGTGTcagaaccctaaccctataaaagGCGTGTCGTAATTTAATTTCTCGCTGAAATATGCTTCCAAAATCGTACCGCAAGTGATGCGTTTTAACGTTGAGCACGAACGTCGGGGTTCTAACTCCCCTGCCAGAAGATACTTCAATATGCGCTAAAGGTAACGTTAGTTGATGTAT
Proteins encoded in this region:
- the LOC129865215 gene encoding suppressor of cytokine signaling 2-like isoform X1 — protein: MLQGYQYRVDVQAVRGRFIRKIREETCRRNLFCDCGATACLLGNIFALVGCLLAYGWAISGGSPMTCHSPESTETIENERRTDTESRVVDSDETRIGQAMKDLKNTGWYWGSLTANEAKEILQDASEGTFLVRDSSQRDYLFTISAMTSAGPTNLRIEYKEGKFKLDSVVLIKPKLKQFDSVVHLVEHYVQLSRTTSKGVLSGASQSLAPPNGTVQLLLTKPVYTATPSLQHLSRIAINNATRQVQELPLPNRLKNYLTDYSYNV
- the LOC129865215 gene encoding suppressor of cytokine signaling 2-like isoform X2; translated protein: MTCHSPESTETIENERRTDTESRVVDSDETRIGQAMKDLKNTGWYWGSLTANEAKEILQDASEGTFLVRDSSQRDYLFTISAMTSAGPTNLRIEYKEGKFKLDSVVLIKPKLKQFDSVVHLVEHYVQLSRTTSKGVLSGASQSLAPPNGTVQLLLTKPVYTATPSLQHLSRIAINNATRQVQELPLPNRLKNYLTDYSYNV